In the Leptospira bourretii genome, one interval contains:
- a CDS encoding molybdenum cofactor biosynthesis protein MoaE, which yields MTFKHITEEKLSLPTEFPALPSMGGYVLFAGIVRDINDGKQVTHLEYEAYSEMANQMIANIIADAFQKWELQYADCIHRLGKLNLGEVAVIVSTGSIHRDEAYKANRYIIDRVKHEVPIWKKEFYINGSSEWSKGCVDELHEH from the coding sequence ATGACGTTTAAACACATCACAGAAGAAAAACTATCACTACCAACTGAGTTCCCTGCTCTACCGAGTATGGGTGGATATGTTTTATTTGCAGGAATTGTGCGAGACATCAATGATGGAAAACAAGTAACACATTTAGAGTATGAAGCCTATTCAGAAATGGCAAACCAAATGATCGCAAACATCATTGCGGATGCGTTCCAAAAATGGGAATTACAATATGCAGATTGTATCCATCGGTTAGGAAAATTAAATTTAGGTGAAGTGGCAGTTATAGTCAGTACCGGATCCATCCATAGAGATGAAGCATACAAGGCAAATCGATACATCATTGACCGAGTCAAACACGAAGTACCAATTTGGAAAAAAGAGTTTTATATCAATGGAAGTTCTGAATGGTCCAAAGGCTGCGTGGATGAATTGCACGAACACTAA
- a CDS encoding radical SAM protein, whose protein sequence is MKEDTRKFEVLRVSILSHCSFACVYCAPKNKPNPNILYPKIHYLTPELLESKIDILKNHIEIKEVHLTGGEPTLHKDLIQLIKTLGNLQVNEIAITSNGFFEDGLIEKMKQAGLTRMNFSLDSFSQSGFEKLSDRKLPVELLFKRILEAKQTGLEVKVNCTVLKGYNDGEILDLLSWAGENKIPIRYLEFMKMGPLQEEHADCFYSAEEIRNTIIKKHNFKPYRTPIDSTATYHITDEGFIFGIIANHTEPFCEGCNRLRMDSLGRIYGCLSDQTSFDLPSESSEVPVILEKAMNTKKTQFTGSELSMKFIGG, encoded by the coding sequence GTGAAAGAAGATACCAGAAAATTTGAAGTTCTTCGAGTGAGCATTTTATCTCATTGTAGTTTTGCCTGTGTTTATTGTGCGCCAAAAAACAAACCCAACCCAAACATCTTATATCCAAAAATTCATTACCTAACACCGGAACTTTTAGAATCAAAAATCGACATCCTAAAAAATCATATTGAAATAAAAGAAGTTCACCTAACAGGCGGAGAACCAACTCTTCACAAAGACTTAATCCAATTAATAAAAACTCTGGGAAATCTTCAGGTCAACGAAATTGCCATTACATCCAACGGTTTTTTTGAAGATGGTCTGATCGAAAAAATGAAACAGGCAGGTCTCACTCGAATGAATTTTTCACTGGATAGTTTTTCACAATCAGGCTTTGAAAAACTTAGTGATCGCAAACTTCCAGTTGAACTTCTTTTTAAACGAATTTTGGAAGCAAAACAAACTGGATTGGAAGTGAAAGTCAACTGCACAGTCTTAAAGGGTTACAACGATGGGGAAATTTTGGATTTATTAAGTTGGGCTGGCGAAAATAAAATCCCCATTCGTTATTTAGAATTTATGAAGATGGGACCGTTACAAGAGGAACATGCGGATTGTTTTTATTCTGCAGAAGAAATTCGAAACACAATCATAAAAAAACACAATTTCAAACCATATCGTACACCTATCGATTCTACAGCCACCTATCATATCACAGACGAAGGTTTTATTTTTGGAATCATAGCCAATCACACTGAACCATTTTGTGAAGGATGTAATCGTTTGCGAATGGATTCCCTTGGAAGAATCTACGGATGTTTGAGCGATCAAACTTCTTTTGATTTACCTTCGGAATCATCGGAAGTGCCTGTTATACTAGAAAAAGCAATGAATACAAAAAAAACACAGTTTACTGGTTCCGAACTGTCTATGAAATTTATTGGAGGATAA
- a CDS encoding MFS transporter, with the protein MTITPHAKATKIDLFSLATPQMRTFHLTWIAFFLCFFGWFGIAPLMVYVREELSLTKAQVGNIIIASVAITIFMRLFIGWLCDKIGPRIAYTILLTLGSIPVMCIGLADSYFSFLLLRLAIGAIGASFVITQYHTSVMFAPNIIGTANATTAGWGNLGGGVTQMVMPILFGFFVAFGFTTGVSWRLAMVVPGAALFFMGIIYYFGTQDTPGGNFKDIKETYPTFQGGKKNSLSNFLLVIKDPRVWLLFLAYGACFGIELTINNIAALYYVDQFQLSPTTAGLIAGLFGLMNLFARTLGGAFGDKFGIKWGLRGRVVWLSAVLAGEGLCLILFSQMSSLILAISSMIVFSLFVQMSEGATFSVVPFVNKKAIGAVSGIVGAGGNAGAVSAGFLFRGDLSYQSALLIIGVTVTVAAFFTLLVRFSTEEEKEVGDELSKILPSGEKETTLVSAT; encoded by the coding sequence GTGACAATTACACCTCATGCGAAAGCAACTAAAATCGATTTATTCAGCCTGGCGACACCGCAAATGCGGACATTCCACCTAACTTGGATTGCATTCTTCCTCTGTTTTTTTGGATGGTTTGGAATCGCTCCACTTATGGTTTATGTTAGAGAAGAACTATCCTTAACAAAAGCCCAAGTTGGTAATATCATCATCGCCTCTGTAGCCATAACAATTTTTATGCGATTGTTCATCGGTTGGTTGTGTGACAAAATTGGACCACGGATTGCATATACAATTCTTTTAACATTGGGATCTATTCCCGTCATGTGTATTGGCCTTGCCGATAGTTATTTTTCTTTTTTACTTTTAAGATTGGCCATTGGAGCCATTGGAGCATCTTTTGTCATTACCCAATACCATACATCTGTTATGTTTGCGCCGAATATCATTGGTACGGCGAATGCTACAACGGCTGGATGGGGAAACTTAGGTGGTGGTGTGACTCAGATGGTGATGCCAATCCTTTTTGGATTTTTTGTCGCTTTTGGTTTTACGACTGGAGTTTCCTGGAGACTTGCAATGGTGGTTCCTGGTGCTGCTCTATTTTTTATGGGTATCATTTATTATTTTGGAACACAAGACACTCCCGGTGGAAACTTTAAAGATATCAAAGAAACTTATCCCACTTTTCAAGGTGGAAAGAAAAATTCACTTAGCAACTTTTTATTAGTCATCAAAGATCCTAGAGTTTGGTTGTTATTTCTTGCTTATGGAGCTTGTTTTGGCATTGAACTTACGATCAACAATATTGCAGCCTTGTATTATGTAGATCAGTTTCAGTTGTCGCCAACAACTGCAGGACTTATCGCTGGTCTTTTTGGTTTAATGAATTTGTTTGCAAGAACACTTGGCGGAGCCTTTGGTGATAAATTTGGAATTAAGTGGGGTCTTCGCGGAAGAGTTGTTTGGTTATCAGCTGTTTTAGCTGGAGAAGGACTTTGTTTGATTTTATTTTCACAAATGAGTTCACTGATTCTTGCCATTTCATCCATGATCGTCTTTAGTTTGTTTGTGCAGATGTCAGAAGGAGCTACATTCTCTGTTGTCCCTTTTGTGAATAAAAAAGCAATCGGTGCCGTATCGGGTATTGTTGGTGCTGGTGGAAATGCTGGTGCTGTCTCTGCCGGATTTTTATTTAGAGGAGATCTTAGTTACCAAAGTGCTTTACTCATCATTGGAGTCACTGTCACAGTAGCTGCTTTTTTTACCTTACTAGTTCGATTTTCAACAGAAGAAGAAAAAGAAGTAGGCGATGAACTGAGTAAAATATTACCTTCGGGTGAAAAAGAAACCACTTTGGTCTCTGCTACCTAA
- a CDS encoding HAD family hydrolase, with protein sequence MDGTLTIAIHDFSDIKRQLGLPQDTDILTSLSRLPPEESLEKRKQLDTIELEIAKMANPSPGCLTLLQKINVSSNHLGILTRNSFHNSVETLKATGLLDYFHKDYIFCRERAIPKPNPEGILRLMELWNAKPHETVMVGDYVYDLEAGYAAGVETVYIDPEGKFPFRESATHCIRQLDELLYL encoded by the coding sequence ATGGATGGCACTTTGACAATTGCAATTCATGATTTTTCGGATATTAAACGACAGTTAGGTCTTCCCCAAGATACAGATATTCTTACTTCTCTTTCTCGCTTGCCTCCAGAGGAATCTTTGGAGAAACGAAAACAGTTGGATACTATCGAATTAGAAATTGCAAAAATGGCAAACCCATCACCTGGTTGTTTGACACTACTTCAAAAAATAAATGTTAGTTCGAATCATTTAGGAATTCTCACGAGAAATAGTTTCCATAACTCAGTCGAAACATTGAAAGCAACTGGTCTTTTAGATTATTTTCATAAAGATTATATTTTCTGTCGTGAACGTGCCATACCAAAACCAAATCCAGAAGGAATTTTACGTTTGATGGAACTTTGGAACGCAAAGCCACATGAGACAGTGATGGTCGGTGATTATGTTTATGATCTTGAGGCAGGTTATGCTGCCGGTGTCGAAACTGTCTACATTGATCCAGAAGGGAAGTTTCCGTTTAGGGAATCTGCAACCCACTGTATCAGACAATTGGATGAATTGCTCTACCTCTAA
- a CDS encoding sensor histidine kinase, producing the protein MGFIAILNLLSLLVYVFAIVIIIRSLIRKPSYRGEGAFVLILATIPCYVSISNVFEHGFSIDYFDDYEGFFKDLYAMFFLIYLYVHSVKKEQAQRIEHERQIKSDFKLKTKLLTEIHHRVNNNLQIISGLLAMQVESENDIKLTTSLGLIQNRIMAIASVHKIIYGSPNLLYVDLNRIFDSILGNLKNTYINNENKFELHDSIEKGLEMDLDRAIPMGLILNELVSNSFRHAFMSRNSGTINVHLGKEEDQFLLIVKDDGPGIDNTVLDGKGMGLTLVKNLVKQLRGTIVFEKRSGSIIEIRFPILNQNPIHI; encoded by the coding sequence ATGGGTTTTATAGCAATACTCAACCTGTTAAGTTTGTTGGTTTATGTATTCGCAATTGTTATTATCATAAGAAGTTTAATTCGTAAGCCAAGTTATCGAGGGGAAGGAGCATTCGTCTTAATTTTGGCGACGATACCTTGTTATGTGAGCATTTCTAATGTTTTTGAACATGGATTTTCTATCGATTATTTCGATGATTATGAAGGTTTTTTTAAAGACCTTTATGCGATGTTTTTTTTGATTTATCTCTATGTCCATTCTGTCAAAAAAGAACAGGCCCAACGAATTGAACATGAGAGGCAGATAAAATCCGATTTTAAGTTAAAAACAAAGTTATTAACCGAAATTCATCATAGGGTGAATAATAATTTACAAATCATATCTGGACTTTTGGCAATGCAAGTAGAGTCAGAGAATGATATAAAATTAACTACCTCCTTGGGTTTGATTCAGAATCGTATAATGGCGATTGCTTCTGTTCATAAGATTATTTATGGTTCACCTAATTTGTTATATGTTGATTTGAATCGTATTTTTGATTCTATTTTGGGTAATTTAAAAAATACTTATATAAACAATGAAAACAAATTTGAGCTACATGATTCTATTGAAAAAGGATTGGAAATGGATTTAGATAGGGCTATTCCTATGGGTCTGATATTAAATGAACTTGTCTCTAATTCCTTTCGACATGCGTTTATGAGTCGGAATTCTGGAACGATCAATGTCCATCTCGGAAAAGAGGAAGATCAATTTTTACTGATTGTAAAAGACGATGGCCCCGGAATTGATAATACAGTGTTAGATGGGAAAGGTATGGGTTTAACTCTCGTGAAAAATCTAGTAAAACAATTACGAGGGACCATCGTATTTGAAAAACGAAGTGGCTCAATCATTGAAATTAGATTTCCAATTTTAAATCAAAACCCAATTCATATTTAG
- a CDS encoding HesA/MoeB/ThiF family protein, which translates to MGSLEDQFFQRQIQVPEIGFVGQKKWKDSSVLIIGLGGLGCPAALHLGLAGIGRIGLVDFDVVEVSNLHRQTLFTFEDVGKPKTEVVAKILLEHCPWLQVECFSELISESTKPELLDSWDIVLDCTDTINSKYAINDLCIKKSIPFVAASVFRTSAQFAIFSGEGKPCYRCLFPNLKEGDTLSCNIGGVLGVQTALAGTYQTSLVLQYLLDPDNTDVSSVYFMEWNPPTLFQSKIEPSVECPSCGSGKKEIHFESVRSEIDIEDFLSYQKRGNVLLVDVREKEEAESHPIVGSFLLPLSELENGITHKLGKDIMLVCICETGIRSKKALAYFPNTLEKYSLKGGRRAYIHFLKINS; encoded by the coding sequence ATGGGTTCTCTCGAGGATCAATTCTTTCAGCGCCAAATTCAAGTTCCTGAAATTGGTTTTGTTGGTCAAAAAAAATGGAAGGATTCATCTGTACTCATCATTGGCCTTGGGGGGCTTGGTTGTCCTGCCGCATTGCACCTTGGTCTTGCCGGAATTGGTCGTATTGGTCTAGTTGATTTTGATGTAGTAGAAGTTTCTAACCTTCATCGCCAAACATTGTTTACGTTTGAAGACGTAGGAAAACCCAAAACGGAAGTAGTAGCAAAAATTTTGTTGGAACATTGTCCTTGGCTCCAAGTGGAATGTTTTTCTGAACTCATTTCTGAATCAACAAAGCCTGAGTTACTTGATTCTTGGGATATTGTATTGGATTGTACGGATACAATTAATTCTAAGTATGCGATTAACGATCTATGTATAAAAAAATCGATTCCATTTGTGGCGGCTTCAGTGTTTCGCACAAGTGCCCAATTTGCAATTTTTTCAGGTGAAGGGAAGCCGTGTTATCGTTGTTTGTTTCCTAATTTAAAGGAAGGAGATACTTTAAGTTGTAATATTGGTGGTGTACTCGGTGTACAAACCGCATTGGCGGGAACCTACCAAACTTCTTTGGTTTTACAATACCTTCTAGACCCTGACAATACGGATGTATCTTCCGTTTATTTTATGGAATGGAATCCTCCCACTCTTTTTCAATCGAAGATCGAACCTAGTGTTGAATGTCCATCTTGCGGATCAGGGAAAAAAGAAATCCATTTTGAATCGGTTCGATCAGAGATTGACATTGAGGATTTTTTATCTTATCAAAAAAGAGGAAATGTCCTTCTTGTTGATGTAAGAGAAAAAGAGGAAGCGGAATCTCACCCAATCGTCGGTAGTTTTCTTCTACCACTTTCAGAATTGGAAAATGGGATCACGCATAAGTTGGGAAAAGATATAATGCTTGTTTGTATTTGTGAAACAGGAATCCGTTCGAAAAAAGCACTGGCCTATTTCCCAAACACTTTGGAAAAATACTCTCTGAAGGGAGGGAGGAGAGCTTACATCCATTTCTTAAAAATAAATTCTTGA
- a CDS encoding MoaD/ThiS family protein has translation MKIQLLSFAALKDFFPPKQELSLDGIHTVFDLKNYLQNKNPDASNLIKVSRISINQIIAKDSDTITEGSIVAVLPPSSGG, from the coding sequence ATGAAAATACAACTTTTATCATTTGCGGCACTAAAAGATTTTTTTCCACCAAAACAAGAGCTGAGCCTCGATGGAATACACACAGTTTTTGATTTAAAAAACTACCTTCAAAACAAAAATCCAGATGCAAGTAACTTAATCAAAGTCAGCAGAATTTCAATCAACCAGATCATTGCCAAAGATTCTGATACCATAACCGAGGGATCCATTGTAGCAGTTCTTCCTCCATCAAGTGGTGGTTAG
- a CDS encoding molybdenum cofactor guanylyltransferase: protein MNCTNTNPTFVLLAGGKSVRMGEDKGLVSIHQNSNFLSRSFKKLNVFSKSIFISLREEQIDLYAKYIPKTSFILDKDLPIEGPLKGILSSYLYLKENNLSDHFIYFLPIDIPFVKLRTIKRLLDVYHTQTTPIQGIFYKSNSGLEPLCGIYSYALLSEWTKSIFQDKTPEFSLQKRIRNMLPKPIILNLPSNEEYNFRNINSKKDL, encoded by the coding sequence ATGAATTGCACGAACACTAATCCCACTTTTGTTTTGTTAGCTGGAGGAAAAAGCGTAAGAATGGGAGAGGACAAAGGTTTGGTTTCGATTCACCAAAACTCCAATTTCTTAAGCAGATCATTCAAAAAACTCAATGTTTTTAGTAAGTCTATTTTTATTTCACTTCGTGAAGAACAAATTGATCTATATGCAAAATACATCCCAAAAACATCTTTTATCCTGGACAAAGACCTTCCAATCGAAGGTCCCCTAAAAGGAATTCTTTCCTCCTATCTTTATCTAAAAGAAAACAATTTATCCGATCATTTTATTTATTTTTTACCGATTGATATCCCATTCGTTAAATTACGAACCATCAAAAGATTGTTAGATGTTTATCATACGCAAACCACACCAATACAGGGAATTTTTTACAAATCAAACTCTGGTTTAGAACCATTATGTGGAATTTATTCCTATGCGCTTTTATCCGAATGGACCAAATCAATTTTTCAGGATAAAACCCCTGAATTTTCTTTACAAAAACGAATCAGAAATATGTTACCAAAGCCAATCATTCTAAACTTACCTTCAAATGAAGAATATAACTTCAGGAACATAAACTCTAAAAAGGATTTATAA
- a CDS encoding molybdopterin molybdotransferase MoeA — translation MISYKEALSKILSETKIFPTELIPLEQSFGRVLAEPVMADRDYPPFHRSAMDGFAIFSGDFSPNKTYVYEKELPAGTNIQLEPGDEAVRIMTGAPVPDGFDVVIKIEDCILNESNNKKQVSFTIQEVKTWNNIAKQGEDVKKDQLVLPKGIQIGTSEISLLASLGKEKVPVVQSPEVHIISTGNEVVPVHQTPLPYQIRDSNSFTISTFLSKFKIQPKSITHVPDIESKMKDSIKQGLEGDILILSGGVSMGNMDLVPSILQKLGVELIFHKTAIKPGKPIWFGKRNGTIVFGMPGNPFSVQTCSRIFLEPYLRQSFGLPSHPVYKLPFSTTKHKKGSLTEFFPVKLETTNKTYLTPIAFNGSGDIRAGIFSDGLAIFPNELSEIQKEDCIEFLPW, via the coding sequence TTGATCTCTTACAAGGAAGCTCTTAGTAAAATTCTTTCAGAAACAAAAATTTTTCCTACAGAACTCATTCCATTAGAGCAGTCTTTTGGTCGAGTCCTTGCGGAACCAGTTATGGCGGATAGAGATTATCCACCTTTTCACCGTTCGGCGATGGATGGATTTGCTATTTTTTCCGGAGATTTTTCTCCGAACAAAACCTATGTTTATGAAAAAGAACTACCTGCAGGAACAAATATCCAATTAGAACCAGGTGATGAGGCCGTTCGGATTATGACCGGCGCTCCTGTACCAGATGGCTTTGATGTTGTAATTAAAATAGAAGATTGTATTCTAAACGAATCAAACAACAAAAAACAAGTTTCTTTTACGATTCAAGAAGTCAAAACTTGGAATAACATCGCCAAACAAGGTGAAGATGTAAAAAAAGACCAATTGGTTTTGCCAAAAGGCATCCAAATTGGTACATCAGAAATCTCTTTACTCGCAAGCCTTGGAAAAGAAAAAGTTCCTGTGGTCCAATCACCTGAAGTCCATATCATTTCTACAGGAAACGAAGTGGTCCCTGTTCATCAAACACCGCTTCCTTACCAAATCAGAGACTCAAATTCTTTCACCATTAGTACTTTTTTATCCAAATTCAAAATCCAACCAAAATCCATCACTCATGTTCCAGATATAGAATCAAAAATGAAAGATTCTATAAAACAAGGACTAGAAGGTGACATCTTAATTCTTTCTGGTGGAGTGTCGATGGGTAATATGGATTTAGTTCCATCCATATTACAAAAATTAGGTGTAGAACTCATTTTTCATAAAACAGCGATCAAACCTGGAAAACCAATTTGGTTTGGAAAACGAAATGGTACCATTGTTTTTGGAATGCCAGGGAACCCATTCAGTGTCCAAACCTGTTCTCGTATTTTTTTAGAACCTTATTTACGGCAATCATTCGGATTACCCAGCCATCCCGTTTACAAACTTCCTTTCTCTACCACCAAACATAAGAAAGGTTCTCTTACGGAATTTTTCCCCGTAAAACTGGAAACCACCAACAAAACCTATCTTACACCCATTGCTTTTAATGGAAGCGGAGACATCCGTGCGGGGATTTTCTCTGACGGACTTGCTATTTTTCCAAACGAACTCTCAGAAATCCAAAAAGAAGATTGCATCGAATTTTTACCTTGGTAA
- a CDS encoding molybdopterin-dependent oxidoreductase, with protein MHQIHYRSCSLCEAMCGLQIELKDGSIQGFKGDPEDKFSRGHICPKGPELKSLYEDPDRIKLPLKRTKSGWESVTWVDALSDIAKQIVKIQAEFGDDSVAIYNGNPTVHNYGSMLLGQRFASRLKTKNNFSATSVDQLPHQLLSYLMFGHQLLVPIPDIDHTDFFLILGGNPFASNGSLMSVPDVKKRLKAIQDRGGKYVVIDPRKSETATHANEHLFIKPGTDAYFLLAVLHFLFEKQLTKPSHLVRNEDLKALENITKDYSPERVSKITGVAKETIERITFEFANAPSAVCYGRVGVSTQEFGAICQWLINVINLVTGNLDKRGGAMFTLPAVDLVGEGSVMRSSPGSFNSYQSRVRKLPEFSEELPVAALAEEILTEGEGKIRALFTSAGNPVLSTPNGTKLDKALASLDFMVSIDFYLNETTKHANYILPPTSALEHDHYDLIFNVFAVRNTVRYNQPLFSPEPGMLHDWEIFSDLTKRLELTRAGKELPKDIIKTKLTPASIIDHALKSGPYGNKGKPGGEMSLDLLKNNPHGIDLGPLKPSFPDRLYTEDKKIQLFPNILKEDLPRLRRKFTEWEELASDNSHFLLIGRRHLRSNNSWMHNLPKLMTGKPRCTIMIHPDDASTLGILNEEEVIVESSVGKIQIPVEITEELMKGVVSIPHGFGHNRVGTNQKVAKEFSGVSINDLTDDQTIDEFSGNAAFSGIKVSIKKQTA; from the coding sequence ATGCATCAAATTCATTACCGGTCTTGCAGTTTATGTGAGGCAATGTGTGGACTTCAGATCGAATTGAAAGATGGTTCTATCCAAGGTTTTAAGGGAGATCCAGAAGACAAATTCAGTCGTGGTCATATTTGTCCCAAAGGCCCCGAACTAAAAAGTTTATACGAAGATCCCGATCGGATCAAACTTCCACTCAAACGTACTAAGTCAGGTTGGGAATCTGTTACTTGGGTAGATGCACTTTCTGATATTGCCAAACAAATTGTAAAAATTCAAGCGGAGTTTGGGGACGACTCAGTTGCCATCTATAATGGAAATCCTACGGTTCATAATTATGGATCAATGTTACTCGGACAAAGATTTGCTAGTCGGCTCAAAACAAAAAATAACTTCTCTGCTACTTCAGTAGACCAATTGCCCCACCAATTACTTTCTTATTTAATGTTTGGACACCAACTTTTGGTGCCGATCCCAGACATTGACCATACCGACTTTTTCTTAATTTTAGGCGGAAACCCATTTGCATCTAACGGAAGTTTAATGAGCGTTCCAGATGTGAAAAAAAGACTGAAAGCCATCCAGGATCGAGGTGGGAAGTATGTTGTGATTGATCCGAGGAAATCAGAAACAGCGACCCATGCAAACGAACATCTGTTTATCAAACCAGGAACAGATGCATACTTTTTACTTGCTGTCCTTCATTTTCTTTTCGAAAAACAACTTACCAAACCAAGTCATTTGGTTAGGAATGAAGATCTCAAAGCGTTGGAAAACATCACAAAAGATTATAGTCCGGAAAGAGTTTCCAAAATTACAGGAGTTGCGAAAGAAACCATCGAAAGAATTACATTCGAATTTGCGAATGCTCCCTCCGCTGTTTGTTATGGAAGGGTTGGAGTTTCGACGCAAGAGTTTGGTGCCATTTGCCAATGGCTTATCAACGTCATTAATCTTGTCACTGGCAATTTAGACAAAAGAGGTGGGGCAATGTTCACACTTCCTGCGGTTGATTTAGTGGGAGAAGGATCTGTGATGCGCTCTTCACCCGGAAGTTTTAATTCATACCAATCAAGAGTCCGTAAACTTCCTGAGTTCAGCGAAGAACTTCCTGTCGCAGCCCTTGCCGAAGAAATTCTGACAGAAGGAGAAGGGAAAATTCGTGCCCTATTTACCTCGGCAGGAAATCCAGTTTTATCAACACCTAACGGAACAAAGCTGGACAAAGCACTAGCAAGTTTAGACTTTATGGTAAGCATTGATTTTTATTTGAATGAAACAACAAAACATGCAAATTATATCTTACCACCAACTTCCGCTTTAGAACATGATCACTATGATTTAATTTTTAATGTATTTGCTGTCAGAAATACCGTTAGATACAACCAACCTCTATTTTCGCCAGAACCTGGTATGTTGCATGATTGGGAAATTTTTTCGGATCTAACAAAACGATTGGAATTAACAAGAGCGGGGAAAGAACTACCGAAAGATATCATCAAAACAAAACTAACACCCGCTAGTATCATTGATCATGCGCTCAAATCGGGCCCGTATGGTAACAAAGGGAAACCTGGAGGCGAAATGAGTTTGGACTTACTCAAAAACAATCCACACGGAATCGACTTAGGACCGTTGAAACCCAGTTTCCCAGATCGATTGTATACAGAAGATAAAAAAATCCAACTTTTCCCAAACATCTTAAAAGAAGATCTACCAAGGCTTCGTCGTAAGTTTACTGAATGGGAAGAGTTGGCTTCGGACAATTCTCATTTTTTACTAATAGGACGCAGACATTTGCGCAGTAATAATTCTTGGATGCATAACTTACCAAAACTAATGACCGGAAAACCGCGTTGTACAATTATGATCCATCCAGATGACGCAAGTACATTAGGAATTTTGAATGAAGAAGAAGTGATCGTAGAATCCTCAGTTGGTAAAATTCAAATTCCGGTAGAGATTACAGAAGAATTAATGAAAGGTGTTGTCAGTATTCCTCATGGATTCGGACACAATCGAGTTGGAACGAACCAAAAAGTAGCCAAAGAATTTTCTGGAGTGAGTATAAATGATTTAACCGATGACCAAACCATCGACGAATTTTCAGGTAATGCAGCTTTTAGCGGGATCAAAGTTTCGATCAAAAAACAAACAGCTTAA
- the moaCB gene encoding bifunctional molybdenum cofactor biosynthesis protein MoaC/MoaB has translation MNDITGKRTTLRYAEAEGYVYCHPNTIERVKANNLPKGDLFGVAKAAALLGSKKTAELIPHCHPVPIDSFSISFEILESKNAIRIQTQAKSIGKTGIEMEALTGVTVAALVIYDLLKPIDKEIEISSVKLLEKKGGKTDSQISKFASGSNAKILVCSDSCFAGKKEDGSGKVIAELLKAEGVDVLEIQIVPDEPTEIQKVISTWSSEKIDLIVTTGGTGLGPRDNTTDTIKQMLEQEIPGIAEVMRSFGQDRTPFAMLSRSLAGRIGKSLIVAVPGSSNGAKESMTAILPAIFHAKKMMRGEGH, from the coding sequence ATGAATGATATCACTGGAAAAAGAACCACACTTCGGTATGCGGAAGCCGAGGGATATGTCTATTGTCATCCCAACACCATCGAAAGGGTTAAAGCAAACAATCTTCCCAAAGGAGATCTTTTTGGTGTAGCCAAAGCTGCTGCCCTACTTGGATCTAAAAAAACAGCTGAGTTAATTCCTCATTGCCATCCAGTTCCGATTGATTCTTTTTCCATTTCATTCGAAATTTTAGAATCAAAAAATGCCATTCGAATCCAAACACAAGCAAAGTCGATTGGCAAAACAGGAATTGAAATGGAAGCCCTTACAGGTGTTACTGTCGCAGCCCTTGTGATTTATGATCTATTAAAACCAATCGATAAAGAAATTGAAATCTCTTCAGTCAAACTTTTAGAAAAAAAAGGCGGAAAAACAGATTCACAAATTTCAAAATTTGCAAGCGGATCCAATGCAAAGATTTTGGTTTGTTCCGATTCCTGTTTTGCCGGTAAAAAAGAAGACGGATCGGGAAAGGTAATTGCAGAACTTCTCAAAGCAGAAGGAGTAGATGTTTTAGAAATACAAATTGTACCGGACGAACCAACAGAAATTCAAAAAGTAATCTCTACTTGGAGTTCAGAAAAAATTGACTTAATTGTTACAACTGGAGGGACAGGCCTTGGCCCCAGAGACAATACCACAGACACCATAAAACAGATGTTAGAACAGGAAATCCCAGGGATTGCAGAGGTAATGCGTTCCTTTGGACAAGATAGAACTCCATTTGCAATGTTATCCCGTTCTCTTGCCGGAAGGATTGGAAAATCGCTCATTGTAGCAGTTCCTGGAAGTAGCAATGGGGCAAAAGAGAGTATGACTGCAATTTTACCGGCCATCTTTCATGCAAAAAAAATGATGAGAGGGGAAGGACATTGA